In Micromonospora cremea, the genomic window TTCGCCTGGTCGCTGGCCGGCCCGGACCCGGCACCCCGCCGTCCCGGGCTGGCCGTGCGGATCGGGGCGTTGCTGGGCGCGGCGGCCGGGCACTCCGCGCTCGCCAAGTACCTCTACGCGCACGCCGGCACGCTGCCACCCGGGCTGGCCGATCCCGACCCGACGGCGCTCCGCTCCGCCGCCCAACTCATGTACTACGGAGGGGATGTGGCTGAGCTGCTGCTCGCCGTCGCCCTCTTCGCTACCTGGTACCACCGCCCCTCCCGCCTCCACCCGGCGCGACCATCCCGGTTGATCAAGAAGTTCGCGTCCCGCAAAGGCAATGCCCTGACGGAAACCTCTTGATCAACACCGAGGTCGGGCGGGCGGCGGGCAGGAGCGTCGCTGTTCGGGGGATCCGGGGTGGAGGCTCAGCCGCGCGTGGAGAGGACGGTGGAGAGCCGACCGAGGAACGCGCGGATGCTCTCCTCACTGTGGTGCGTCTCGGCCTGGTCGTTGAGGGGGCCCGAGTAGCGCAGCGCCTGGTCGAGCGCGTCCAGCGTCTCGGCCCGGTCACCCGGGTAGAGCCCGCCGAGCACACCGTCGGCGACTCGCGTCACCACCGTGTCGTCGAGCGCCTGGTCGAACTGGATCCCGTAGAGGATCCCGTTGACGTGGCCCTTCCAACTGTTCGTTTCCATGCTCGTGGTCTCCCCTAGAAGATCCGGCCGCCGTCCCAGCCCAGGATCGGGACGTCGCCGCGACCGTTTCGCTTGAACTCGGCGTCGAGATTGGCCATGTGGCTGACCTCGGGCTGGTAGTGGCCGCTGCGCGCCGTCGCGTACTGGACCATACCGTCCTTGACGACCAGCTCGCCCGCCGCCGCGACCGGCTGCCCGTTACCCAGCGTCGAGTGGTGGAAGTCGCCCACCTTCTGATAGTTGGACGCGTAGAGGTTGCCGTTCCGGTCCATCACGAAGATCGCTTGGCCGTTTCCACTGAACACGGTCTGGGCGCTCGAGGTGTCGAACGGCTCGCCGTTCCTCGCGCTGCGCAGGACGCCGTTGCCGTCGAAGAACACCCGGTGCTGTTCGAGCTCCTCCGGACTGAGTCGGCGCACCGCCGTCGGGAAGTGCCCTCCGGGCAGGTGCTCGTTCCGGTACCTCTCGAGCATCGGCTTCGTGTTGTGGTAGCGGGGCGTGGTGTGCGGGCCGGGCACGCCGGGCCGTCCCGGGCCGCCCCGCCTCGGGCCCTTGCTGGTGAACCGGCGCAGCAGCGTCTTCGCCCGCTTCAGCAACCGCGGAATGATTTCCTTGACGACCCGCTCGACGACCTCCTTGATGATCCGTTGGATCGCCATCCGGGCCAGGCCGATCGAGACGGGGATCTGGGCCAGCGAGGCACCGAGGGTGGGAGCCGCCGCCGCCAGCGCGATCGCCACCTGCACCACGAGGATCGTCAGCTGGACGATGACGAGGATCTTCTGCGTCAGGGTGATGATGGCCATCACCAGCAACGCCATGCCGATCAGCTCGGCGGCCTGTGCGCCGTCCTCCATCCGGCGCGGCGCACCCTCCTCGCCTCCCCATGCCTGCTCGAAGGCGCGGACGTCGTCCCCGCTGTTGGTCGCCCCGACCTTCGCGGCGCCGGCCTCCGCCTCCGCGAGCGTCGTGCGCAACCGGCCGGCGAACGCGAACCACAGCTGCGACGCCTCGAACAGCAACTCCTCGTCGGCGGTCGGCCAGGTGAAGCCGACCCAGCCCAGGGCCTCGACGAGCTCAGGAGGTAGCTGCATACCCATGGGGCAGCTCCATCCGGGTGAAGAGTTCCGCGTTGGCGGTGTCGGTCGCCTCGTGCGCGTCGGCACTGAGGTCGAGGTTCGCGGCGGCCTCCAGCAACTGGTCGGCCATCGACCGGTACACGTCGAGCGCATGCGTCAGAACCTCGACGTACACGGCTCCGAAGAGGGAGCCCGGCTCGTCGGCGCCCCACGGATTACCCGCGCCGTTCACCGTGGACTCGAGGCTGGTGACCTCGGCGCCGAGCTGCTGGCCGGTGGCTGCGAGCGATCCCGCCGCGGCATGGAGAGCGTCGACGTCGACCTGAATCCCGTCGGACATGGGCTCAGCGTCGATCCATCCGGCGGGTGACCGCGTCCAGGTCGCCGATCATCTGCTCGAACCCGCGGAACGCCTCCTCCGAGACACGTTCGAGCTGCCGGGTCAGGGCCGCGCTGTCGGCACCGACGGCGGCCGTCAGCTCGGCGCGCCGGGCGCGCTCGTCGGCCTGTGCCGCCTTGACCGCCTCGAGGACGTACGCGGCGATCGCGCTGGTCCCGGCCCGAGACAGGCTCGGGTCGATCACCAGAGACTCGAGGCCGCCGAAGGCGGACACCTCCGCCTCGACGAGACCGTCACCGCCGGTGCCCCGCCCCACCATCTGCTCAGTAGCCGGTACGGCCCGGTCGCCCAGCTCGTCGGCCCCGTCCGGCTGTGCCGAGGTGGAACCCGTGGCCTGGCTCAGCAGGCGCATCGCCTGTTCGAGTGAGCGACTCAGGCCGGATGGATCGATTCCGCTCGTCATGCTCGTCCCCCTACGACTCGCAGTCCTCATCCGGTGAGCGACAGTACCAACGCGACGCCTGACGCCGGGGGCCAAAGTCCTTTGTAGAGCACGCGGACGGCGGTTGACCTGCTCGTCGTCGTTGGACGCGTCCGGATGGTCAGGGTCGGGGGGAGGCCAGGGCAGCGGCGAGCGGCCAGGTCAGCTCGGGGCACGCTGCCATCCGGGCAGCCTAGCCCCGGTCGGCCGGTGACGCGCTGCACGCGGTGGCGGGCAGGTCCCTGGCGCCCGGCCCGCTGCGACTCACCGCCAGCCGGCGAGGATCGCGTCGACCGGTAGGACGTCCCGCTCCGGGTCCGGCGCCGTGGCTGGCTGGCCGGTCGGCGTCCGGTCGAAGCGGGGTGCCGGGGCCGGCTGGATCTCGCCGCCCACCTCGATGAAGGTGCCCCGGGCGGCGTTGTGCGGATGCCGGTGCGCCTCGCGGGGGGCGAGCACCGGCGCGACGCACGCGTCCAGGTCGGCGAAGACCGCCGTCCACTCGTCCCGGCTCCGCTCGGCGAACCGCTCGGTGAACCGCCGGCGCAGCTCGTCCCAGCCGCTCGGGTCGTACTGGGCGGGCAGGCCCGGCTCGTCGGCGAGACCGAGGCCGGTCAGCAGTTCGGCGTAGAAGGCCGGTTCCATCGCGCCGACGGCCATGAATCCGCCGTCGCCGGTGCGGTACGTGTCGTAGAACGGTGCCCCGCCGTCGAACATGTTGCGCCCACGCGGCGCGGCCCACAGACCGGTGCCGAGCAGCCCGTGCAGGAACGCGGTGAGCAGTGCGGAACCGTCCACCATCGCCGCGTCGACCACCTGGCCGACGCCGGAGCGTTCCCGTTCCAGCAGTGCGGCCAGCACGCCCACGGCGAGCAGCATGCCGCCCCCGCCGAAGTCGCCGAGCAGGTTCATCGGGGCGTACGGACGCTCGCCGGCGCGACCCAGTGGCTCCAGCGCCCCGGCCACCGCGATGTAGTCGATGTCGTGCCCGGCCCGCGGTGCCAGCGGGCCGTCCTGGCCCCAGCCGGTCATCCGCGCGTACACGAGCCGGGGGTTGCGGGCCCGGCAGGTCTCCGGCCCGAAGCCCAGCCGCTCGGCCACCCCCGGCCGGTACGCCTCGACCAGCACGTCGGCCCGCTCCACGAGGCGCAGCAGGTCCGCCACCCCGGCCGGGGACTTCAGGTCCAGCGCGGTCACCCGCCGACCGCGTTGCAACGGCCCGACGGTCGGCGCCGCCAACCGCCCCGCGGCCGGGCCGCCCGGCCGGTCCACCCGCACCACGTCCGCGCCGAGGTCGGCGAGCACCATGCAACCGAACGGCGCCGGAGCGAGGCTGGCCAACTCGACAACACGTATCCCGGCCAGCGGCCCGCCGCGCCCTGGCCCGTCCGCTGGCACGTCGGTGGCCGTCACGCGGCGCCCACCGCTTCGGCGGGGCGGGTGGCGGAGGCGGCGAGCCGGTCGACCAGGTCGGCGGGGGGCATGAACCGGTCGCCGTAGCGGGCGGCCAGCTCGGTGGCGCGGGCTGCGAAGCCGGCCGGGCCGCCCGCGTACTGCCGGACGTAGCGGATCACGCCGCCGGTCCAGGCCGGGAAGCCGATGCCGAAGATCGAGCCGATGTTCGCGTCGGTCTCGGTCCGCAGCACTCCCTCGTCCAGGCAGCGCAGCGCGTCCAGCGCCTCGGCGAAGAGCATCCGCTCCTGGAGGTCGGTGAACGGCACGGCCCGCCCCGCGTCGGTGGCCAGGTCGGCGAGACCGGCCCACAACCGACCCCGGATGCCTTCGGCGTACCCGTAGAAGCCGCGCCCGGCGGCGCGCCCCGGCCGGTCGTACGCGTCCACCATCTCGTCGACGAGCCGGTGCGCGGGCAGCGGCGCAAAGCCTTCAGCGGCCGCCTCGAACTGTCGACGGATCCGTTGGATCAGGGTGAGGCTGACCTCGTCGGCCAGCGCCAGCGGCCCGGTCGGGTAGCCGGCCTGGAGGGCGGCCTGCTCCACCGAGGCGGCCGGCACCCCCTCGGCGACCATGCCGACCGCCTCGTCGAGAAACCGGCCGATGACACGGCTGGTGAAGAAGCCCCGGCCGTCGTTGACCACGATCGGAGTCTTGCCGATACGCCGGCCCAGGTCGAACGCCCGCGCCAGCGCGGCGTCGCCGGTACGCTCGCCGACCACGATCTCCAGCAGCGGCATCCGGTCCACCGGCGAGAAGAAGTGCATGCCGATGAAGTCGGCCGGGCGGTCCACCCCCGCGGCCAGTCCGGTGATCGGCAGGGTGGAGGTGTTGGACGCGAGCAGGGCGCCCGGCGCCAGTACCGGCAGCACCTCGGCGAAGACCGACCGTTTCAGCGCGGGGTCCTCGAAGACCGCCTCGATCACCGCGTCGCAACCGGCCAGCGCGTCCACCCGGTCGGTGGTGGCGATCCGGTCCAGCACGGCTCGGGCGTCCGCCTCCGTCGCGCGGCCCTTGCGGACCTTCCGCGCCAGCAGCCGCTCGGCGTGCGCCCGAGCCCGCAACGCCGCCTCCGGCGAGACGTCCTTCACCACCACGTCCAGGCCGGCGCTGGCGCAGGCGTACGCGATGCCGGCGCCCATCATGCCGGCACCCAGCACCGCGACCCGGCGCACCGGGGCGACGTCCACTCCGGACGGCCGGGCCGCGCCGCCGTTGACGGCCTTCAGGTCGAAGAAGAACGCGCCGATCATGTTCTTGGCGATCTGCCCGGTGAGCAGGCCGATCAGATGCCGGGTCTCCACGGTGAACGCGGTCTCCAGGTCGACCTGCGCGCCCTCGACGGCGGTGGCCAGGATCGCCTCCGGCGCCGGCAGCCGGGCACCCTTGAGCTGCTTGCGCAGGGTCGCCGGGAACGCCGGCAGTTGCGCGGCCAGCGACCGGCTGGCCGGGGTGCCGCCGGGCATCCGGTAGTCCGGCCGGTCCCACGGCTGGGTCGGGTGGGGATTGGCGGCGATCCAGGCCCGCGCCCGGGCCAGCAGCTCCGCCGGGGTCGCCACCACCTCGTCGACCAGCCCGGCAGCCAGGGCGTCGGTCGGGCGCATCCGCCGGCCGGTGAGCAGCACCGTGGTCAGCGCCCCGGCCAGGCCGAGCATCC contains:
- a CDS encoding WXG100 family type VII secretion target, whose amino-acid sequence is MSDGIQVDVDALHAAAGSLAATGQQLGAEVTSLESTVNGAGNPWGADEPGSLFGAVYVEVLTHALDVYRSMADQLLEAAANLDLSADAHEATDTANAELFTRMELPHGYAATS
- a CDS encoding YbaB/EbfC family nucleoid-associated protein, coding for MTSGIDPSGLSRSLEQAMRLLSQATGSTSAQPDGADELGDRAVPATEQMVGRGTGGDGLVEAEVSAFGGLESLVIDPSLSRAGTSAIAAYVLEAVKAAQADERARRAELTAAVGADSAALTRQLERVSEEAFRGFEQMIGDLDAVTRRMDRR
- a CDS encoding CaiB/BaiF CoA transferase family protein, producing the protein MTATDVPADGPGRGGPLAGIRVVELASLAPAPFGCMVLADLGADVVRVDRPGGPAAGRLAAPTVGPLQRGRRVTALDLKSPAGVADLLRLVERADVLVEAYRPGVAERLGFGPETCRARNPRLVYARMTGWGQDGPLAPRAGHDIDYIAVAGALEPLGRAGERPYAPMNLLGDFGGGGMLLAVGVLAALLERERSGVGQVVDAAMVDGSALLTAFLHGLLGTGLWAAPRGRNMFDGGAPFYDTYRTGDGGFMAVGAMEPAFYAELLTGLGLADEPGLPAQYDPSGWDELRRRFTERFAERSRDEWTAVFADLDACVAPVLAPREAHRHPHNAARGTFIEVGGEIQPAPAPRFDRTPTGQPATAPDPERDVLPVDAILAGWR
- a CDS encoding 3-hydroxyacyl-CoA dehydrogenase NAD-binding domain-containing protein, encoding MTDTIRYDRGADGVVTLTLDDPDQSANTMNRAYAASMSAVLDRLEAERDELTGVIVTSAKSTFFAGGDLPEMVRATRADAPALAELLGTIKWDLRRLETLGRPVVAAVNGSALGGGLEIALACHHRVALDAPGSRLGLPEVTLGLLPGAGGVTRTVRMLGLAGALTTVLLTGRRMRPTDALAAGLVDEVVATPAELLARARAWIAANPHPTQPWDRPDYRMPGGTPASRSLAAQLPAFPATLRKQLKGARLPAPEAILATAVEGAQVDLETAFTVETRHLIGLLTGQIAKNMIGAFFFDLKAVNGGAARPSGVDVAPVRRVAVLGAGMMGAGIAYACASAGLDVVVKDVSPEAALRARAHAERLLARKVRKGRATEADARAVLDRIATTDRVDALAGCDAVIEAVFEDPALKRSVFAEVLPVLAPGALLASNTSTLPITGLAAGVDRPADFIGMHFFSPVDRMPLLEIVVGERTGDAALARAFDLGRRIGKTPIVVNDGRGFFTSRVIGRFLDEAVGMVAEGVPAASVEQAALQAGYPTGPLALADEVSLTLIQRIRRQFEAAAEGFAPLPAHRLVDEMVDAYDRPGRAAGRGFYGYAEGIRGRLWAGLADLATDAGRAVPFTDLQERMLFAEALDALRCLDEGVLRTETDANIGSIFGIGFPAWTGGVIRYVRQYAGGPAGFAARATELAARYGDRFMPPADLVDRLAASATRPAEAVGAA